From a region of the Palaeococcus ferrophilus DSM 13482 genome:
- the cobB gene encoding NAD-dependent protein deacetylase, which produces MIEEAARLIARSRFLIAFTGAGISAESGIPTFRGKNGLWENYRIEEVATPQAFSRNPELVWDFYRMRMRKMMEAKPNRAHFALAELERMGLLKAVITQNIDDLHREAGNTVVELHGNIYRVKCSSCSYRENLKESGRLEEFIEEKALPRCPECGALLRPDVVWFGEPLPESEWRRAVSLAKKADVCLVIGTSAQVFPAAYIPMIVKDEGGRLVEVNPENTGITHLADVVLRGSAGDVMERLLEKVKSCLAEKC; this is translated from the coding sequence ATGATAGAGGAAGCCGCACGGTTGATAGCGCGCTCCCGCTTTCTCATAGCCTTCACAGGTGCAGGTATTAGTGCGGAGAGTGGTATACCGACCTTCCGCGGAAAGAACGGCCTGTGGGAGAACTACCGCATAGAGGAAGTGGCAACGCCCCAGGCATTCTCCCGGAACCCGGAGCTCGTATGGGACTTCTACCGAATGAGGATGCGGAAGATGATGGAGGCAAAACCAAACCGCGCTCATTTTGCCCTTGCGGAACTGGAGAGGATGGGCCTCCTGAAGGCGGTGATAACCCAGAACATAGACGACCTCCACCGCGAGGCAGGTAACACCGTTGTTGAGCTACACGGGAACATCTACCGCGTCAAATGCTCCTCCTGCTCCTACAGGGAAAACCTGAAGGAGAGCGGCAGACTTGAGGAGTTCATAGAGGAAAAAGCCCTTCCACGGTGCCCGGAATGTGGTGCCCTCTTAAGACCGGACGTGGTGTGGTTCGGTGAGCCCCTGCCGGAATCGGAATGGAGGAGAGCCGTCAGCCTCGCAAAGAAGGCCGATGTTTGCCTCGTCATAGGGACGAGTGCGCAGGTATTTCCGGCTGCATACATTCCCATGATAGTGAAGGACGAGGGCGGCAGGCTCGTAGAGGTAAACCCCGAGAACACGGGCATTACGCACTTGGCGGACGTCGTCCTCCGCGGGAGTGCGGGGGATGTTATGGAGAGGCTCCTCGAAAAGGTTAAGTCATGTCTCGCGGAGAAATGCTGA
- a CDS encoding COG1470 family protein, producing the protein MNKWIIPFIIAMLILPASFSTGEAVIVLQPLQTSFTGEPGESVDVAFNITNMGNETAGNVLVLIENLPEGATYTQAVFKDVGPNETREGHVQIILNKVRAGVYNVNLVARVTGQPGLFKVPLTLRVKTVVDYSPVIEVEDRYLYGSDVTVSCEVRSNSNGVINGLIEIELYRGKELLKRIAESTYIAPYDKKEYRIVLPKPDTGSYLVVMHTKFGSEEKTVSKSFEVYRRNLAYEAYFENGVITVRVYNEEGKGVEGIPVNVNGMALKTDSNGLVMIEAKEPGSYRITMDFDGKTVETVVEVKKLFLDYSLSNEMLEVYVRDSSGKGIANVSVSAEGVKGRLYGVTDEDGSVAFKVSQLGYGPVRIKAQSSHFLGDEKTLNIPRPTTPTPTPTPTVTETVTSTPTPTETLNVTNTTIPTLPVEEGRNYGTLALILLLSALTLTGSSYMAFFRPVIMEEQLDRYYFIKVRAPKLKSMKEVNIIREVNAVDARATKGKVTIDGSRIVWEIEELEPEEEASLQILL; encoded by the coding sequence GTGAATAAGTGGATAATACCGTTCATAATAGCCATGCTCATTCTCCCTGCGTCATTCTCTACCGGAGAGGCCGTTATCGTTCTCCAGCCGCTCCAGACATCATTCACTGGCGAGCCGGGGGAGAGCGTTGACGTTGCCTTCAACATAACCAACATGGGCAACGAGACCGCCGGGAACGTTCTTGTACTCATAGAGAACCTGCCCGAGGGCGCTACATATACCCAGGCCGTTTTCAAGGACGTCGGTCCCAACGAGACAAGGGAGGGCCACGTTCAGATAATCCTCAACAAGGTTCGCGCCGGAGTTTACAACGTAAACCTCGTGGCGAGGGTCACGGGACAGCCGGGACTGTTCAAGGTGCCCCTCACTCTGAGGGTGAAGACGGTGGTGGACTACTCGCCCGTTATCGAGGTTGAGGACAGGTACCTCTACGGAAGCGACGTGACGGTAAGCTGTGAGGTGCGCTCGAACTCCAACGGGGTGATAAACGGCCTTATTGAGATAGAACTCTACAGGGGGAAGGAGCTCCTCAAAAGGATAGCCGAAAGCACGTACATCGCCCCCTACGACAAGAAGGAGTACCGCATCGTTCTGCCGAAGCCCGACACCGGGAGCTACCTCGTGGTGATGCACACCAAGTTCGGGAGTGAGGAGAAGACGGTGAGTAAGTCCTTCGAGGTTTACAGGAGGAACCTCGCCTATGAGGCCTACTTCGAGAACGGGGTTATAACCGTCAGGGTGTACAACGAAGAGGGCAAGGGGGTTGAGGGAATTCCCGTTAACGTGAACGGAATGGCCCTTAAGACGGACTCCAACGGCCTCGTCATGATCGAGGCAAAGGAACCAGGGAGCTACCGCATAACCATGGACTTCGATGGAAAAACCGTCGAGACCGTTGTGGAGGTAAAGAAGCTCTTTTTGGACTACTCCCTCTCCAACGAGATGCTTGAGGTGTACGTCAGGGACTCGAGCGGGAAGGGGATAGCCAACGTGAGCGTGTCCGCGGAGGGCGTTAAGGGGAGGCTTTACGGTGTCACCGACGAGGATGGAAGCGTCGCTTTCAAGGTCTCGCAGCTCGGCTACGGACCGGTCAGGATAAAAGCCCAGAGCTCACACTTCCTCGGCGATGAAAAAACCCTGAACATCCCGCGCCCCACCACACCGACCCCCACACCAACTCCCACGGTAACCGAGACAGTCACCTCCACACCAACGCCCACCGAGACGCTGAACGTCACAAACACCACGATACCCACGCTCCCCGTGGAGGAGGGAAGAAACTACGGCACGCTGGCCCTGATACTCCTCCTGTCCGCTCTGACCCTGACGGGGAGCTCCTACATGGCCTTCTTCAGGCCGGTTATAATGGAGGAGCAGCTGGACAGGTACTACTTCATAAAAGTGCGGGCGCCGAAGCTGAAGAGTATGAAGGAAGTTAACATCATCAGAGAAGTCAACGCCGTGGATGCCCGCGCCACAAAGGGAAAAGTAACTATAGACGGTAGCAGAATAGTGTGGGAAATCGAGGAGCTGGAGCCGGAAGAGGAAGCCTCCCTCCAGATCCTTCTTTAG
- the hjc gene encoding Holliday junction resolvase Hjc, translating to MKYRRGASAERELIKRLEENGFAVVRSAGSKKVDIVAGNGRKYLCIEVKSTKGDRIYLSDEDIEKLTSFAGRFGGEAYIAVKFIGDGWSFFEPKSLPKSGKNFRVDKKLAKYKALTFEEVIGVQKSLLEVVKGE from the coding sequence ATGAAGTACAGAAGAGGGGCGAGTGCTGAGAGGGAGCTCATAAAGCGGCTTGAGGAGAACGGCTTTGCAGTGGTGCGCTCGGCGGGAAGTAAAAAAGTGGACATCGTGGCCGGCAACGGCAGGAAATACCTCTGCATCGAGGTCAAGAGCACGAAGGGGGACAGGATATACCTGAGCGATGAGGACATCGAAAAGCTGACCTCCTTTGCGGGCCGCTTTGGGGGGGAGGCGTACATAGCGGTGAAGTTCATCGGGGATGGGTGGAGCTTCTTCGAGCCCAAAAGCCTCCCGAAGAGCGGAAAGAACTTCAGGGTGGATAAGAAGCTCGCCAAATACAAGGCGCTCACGTTTGAGGAGGTTATAGGCGTTCAGAAGAGCCTCTTAGAGGTGGTGAAAGGTGAATAA